In one Flavobacteriales bacterium genomic region, the following are encoded:
- a CDS encoding translocation/assembly module TamB domain-containing protein — translation MRTYQVWRDRLFRWFGGAVLSALLLLIVGAGLMVIPAVQSAVARWLAGELSERTGATISIGAVALGSDGSVRLRQVFVSDLHGDTLFLVPELSVRGLRVSTERRTVDVSALRLTGARFRLATAEGDAHSNLTNLLERISSADTTSGGGDWTIRCARFRIEGFHFSFHDANAAISPFGVDFEHIDVPDAEIAGVRLEVIGDSIAADLERVAFTERSGLRIDGLAGAARVSRHGIVVEGMDLRTPGTALKGQLRMLSEGWADFSAFTSNVAMRVDLDSSRLEMADIAWFAPDLEGIRFPLTVSGKVRGTIDDLKGRGLRIGFGDGSWFTGSAELSGLPTIAETFMLIDIDDMHVRREDLARVPVPPFTSGGLLHLPDEAAQLGDIDLKGRFTGFLRAFTATGRASTALGSLRTDITYERDTVSDRAVLYGRAATEAFRLGPLLGTSAIGPLAANVRLKAYGRSIRTMELDVEGDFPMFTINGRTIGGITAKGHLARNLFNGELRAEDERLELDFKGLADFRGRWPQVDFTARLHHADLEALGFTDAAGFNALSLDAAVHGRLSPDSLLGDLHILGISYCQGEDEYALGDIHLRSERRAGENLLLLDASFAEAEVAGAFLPTKLPAALAHVVYSVFPSLSDAVRYDQDEQRFRFSVRTRDTEPVLRLFLPGAVVAPGSVITGSFDTRTFDLDLTGRIPRADYKGIRFDSVEVIAEKTLDLLAFSVESARQQVGDSLWFTGMGATGKAYQDELELNLGWDGSSGGTNGDLDLYGEVRGLRSITLELLPSRLFFGRGTWTNPSRAHFEIDSSTVRVSGLELINADQRIAFNGAIARDPQEAMAFSLSGVELANFVPLLDGPPISGRLNADGRLFDLYGAPHVVSTAQADSVAVSGLPVGDIGLALAWLEGQGAIDVSGTLNRGPIKALDFTGRIGVRDGSELDLLLLLDRFELSLANPYLPEGLSDLHGLASGQVALTGTLAGPELVGTIDLAGAGLRIDYLNTRYTGDAQVHIGDEMFACDRAVMRDEEGNAARIGATIAHRGLRDWSYDIWGTLDRTLVLNTTPAMNSLYYGKAYGSGDFGVSGSRGRLDVSVQATTAPGTDVHLPVGGSTEVSPISFVRFNAQDTTGAEEDVDLSGVTLDMDITVTPDARFELIFDPTVGDIMSGRGTGSIEMAVTPMGDLSMTGQVELVEGDYLFTLRNVVNKRFQVQPGGRIIWYGDPFDAQLDLQAIYRLKAPLYDIVPPAERTEAYRQRVPVEVVMRLREKLMNPEIGFDVRLSSVDENVKAQVASILSTDQEMSRQVFALIVLNRFLEPPVYAGASASLGGSGTGNVAGTTASELLSNQVSNWLSGLSNDFDLGFNYRPGDNITQDELEVAFSKQFFNERLLFSTNVGVHYGARSTASSNALIGDFQLEYLITREGRFRMRAFSITNDRNLTQADQAPTTQGAGVVLRRDFDTLGELFRRRNRKAARP, via the coding sequence GTGCGCACATATCAGGTCTGGCGCGACCGGCTCTTCCGCTGGTTCGGTGGGGCGGTGCTCTCCGCGCTGCTGCTGCTGATCGTCGGTGCCGGTTTGATGGTGATCCCTGCCGTGCAGAGCGCAGTGGCACGATGGCTTGCCGGTGAGTTGAGCGAGCGCACGGGTGCGACCATTTCCATCGGCGCAGTGGCGCTCGGTTCGGACGGGTCGGTGCGCCTGCGGCAGGTCTTCGTGAGCGACCTGCATGGCGACACGCTGTTCCTCGTGCCCGAGCTGAGCGTACGCGGACTGCGCGTCAGCACCGAGCGTCGGACGGTCGATGTGAGCGCGCTCCGCCTCACCGGAGCCCGGTTCAGGCTGGCGACCGCGGAGGGCGATGCGCACAGCAACCTGACCAACCTGCTCGAGCGGATCTCATCGGCCGATACCACCTCCGGCGGCGGCGATTGGACCATCCGCTGCGCGCGCTTCCGCATCGAGGGCTTCCATTTCAGCTTCCACGATGCGAATGCGGCGATCTCGCCGTTCGGCGTCGATTTCGAGCATATCGATGTGCCTGATGCGGAGATCGCCGGAGTGCGCCTTGAGGTCATCGGGGATTCCATCGCGGCGGACCTTGAGCGTGTGGCCTTCACCGAGCGCAGCGGACTGAGGATCGATGGCCTGGCCGGCGCGGCGCGCGTGAGCCGCCATGGAATCGTGGTGGAAGGCATGGATCTCCGGACCCCGGGGACCGCCCTGAAGGGGCAATTGCGCATGCTATCCGAAGGGTGGGCCGATTTCAGCGCATTCACCTCAAACGTCGCCATGCGGGTCGACCTCGACAGCTCCCGCTTGGAGATGGCGGATATCGCCTGGTTCGCTCCGGATCTCGAGGGCATCCGCTTTCCCCTGACGGTGAGCGGAAAGGTCCGCGGCACCATCGACGACCTGAAGGGGCGCGGGCTGCGCATCGGATTCGGCGATGGCTCCTGGTTCACGGGCAGCGCGGAGCTAAGCGGCCTGCCCACCATCGCGGAGACCTTCATGCTCATCGACATCGACGATATGCACGTCCGACGGGAGGACCTGGCGCGCGTGCCAGTGCCCCCGTTCACCAGCGGCGGGCTGCTGCACCTTCCCGATGAGGCGGCGCAGCTCGGCGACATCGACCTGAAAGGACGCTTCACGGGCTTCCTGCGGGCCTTCACCGCCACTGGGCGCGCAAGCACCGCGCTCGGGTCGCTCCGGACCGACATCACCTATGAGCGGGACACCGTAAGTGACCGGGCCGTGCTCTACGGCCGCGCCGCCACCGAGGCCTTCAGGCTGGGCCCTTTGCTGGGCACCAGCGCCATCGGCCCGCTGGCGGCCAATGTCCGGCTCAAGGCCTATGGTCGGTCGATCAGGACCATGGAACTGGACGTAGAGGGTGATTTCCCCATGTTCACCATCAACGGCCGCACCATCGGGGGCATCACCGCCAAGGGGCATCTGGCGCGCAACCTGTTCAACGGAGAGCTCCGCGCCGAAGACGAGCGCCTCGAACTCGACTTCAAGGGGCTGGCGGATTTCCGCGGCCGGTGGCCGCAGGTGGACTTCACGGCACGCCTGCACCATGCGGATCTGGAGGCGCTCGGCTTCACCGATGCAGCCGGATTCAATGCGCTGAGCCTGGACGCAGCGGTGCATGGCCGGCTCTCGCCGGACAGCCTCCTCGGCGATCTCCATATCCTCGGCATTTCCTACTGCCAAGGCGAGGATGAGTATGCCCTGGGCGATATCCACCTGCGCAGCGAGCGGAGGGCCGGTGAGAACCTGTTGCTGCTCGATGCATCTTTCGCGGAGGCGGAGGTGGCGGGGGCCTTCCTCCCGACGAAGCTCCCGGCGGCACTGGCCCATGTGGTCTACAGCGTGTTCCCTTCGCTCTCCGATGCCGTGCGGTACGACCAGGACGAGCAGCGCTTCAGGTTCTCCGTCCGTACGCGGGATACCGAACCCGTGCTGCGGCTCTTCCTGCCGGGCGCCGTGGTTGCCCCCGGCTCAGTCATCACCGGCTCGTTCGACACGCGCACCTTCGACCTTGACCTCACAGGGCGCATTCCCCGGGCCGACTACAAGGGCATCCGGTTCGATAGTGTCGAGGTCATCGCGGAGAAGACCCTCGACCTGCTGGCCTTTTCGGTGGAGAGCGCCCGCCAGCAAGTGGGCGACAGCCTCTGGTTCACCGGCATGGGGGCCACCGGCAAGGCTTATCAGGATGAACTGGAGCTGAACCTTGGATGGGATGGCAGCAGCGGCGGGACCAACGGCGACCTTGACTTGTACGGTGAGGTCCGCGGGCTGCGGTCGATCACCCTTGAACTGCTCCCGTCTCGGCTGTTCTTCGGCCGTGGCACCTGGACGAATCCTTCACGCGCGCACTTCGAGATCGACTCCTCCACGGTTCGCGTGAGCGGGCTCGAGCTCATCAACGCCGATCAGCGGATCGCCTTCAACGGGGCCATTGCACGAGACCCTCAGGAGGCCATGGCCTTCAGCCTCTCGGGGGTGGAACTCGCCAATTTCGTTCCTCTTCTCGATGGTCCGCCGATCAGCGGCCGCTTGAACGCCGATGGCCGCTTGTTCGACCTGTATGGCGCTCCCCATGTGGTGAGCACAGCGCAAGCCGATAGCGTGGCGGTGAGCGGACTGCCTGTGGGCGACATCGGGCTTGCCTTGGCATGGCTGGAAGGTCAAGGTGCCATCGATGTTTCAGGCACCCTCAACCGCGGGCCGATCAAAGCGCTTGATTTCACGGGCCGGATCGGCGTGCGCGATGGCAGCGAGCTGGACCTGCTCCTGTTGCTAGACCGGTTCGAGCTCAGCCTGGCGAATCCCTATCTCCCAGAGGGCCTGAGCGACCTGCATGGGCTCGCCTCGGGACAGGTGGCGCTGACCGGCACCCTGGCCGGCCCCGAGCTCGTCGGCACCATCGACCTCGCTGGCGCCGGCCTGCGGATCGACTACCTCAACACGCGCTACACCGGCGATGCCCAGGTGCACATCGGTGATGAGATGTTCGCCTGCGACCGCGCCGTCATGCGTGATGAGGAGGGCAATGCTGCGCGCATCGGTGCCACGATCGCCCACCGCGGGCTGCGCGACTGGAGCTATGACATCTGGGGAACGCTGGACCGTACGCTGGTCCTGAATACCACACCGGCCATGAACAGCCTCTATTACGGGAAGGCCTATGGGTCCGGCGACTTCGGCGTGAGCGGATCACGGGGCCGGCTCGACGTGAGCGTCCAGGCCACCACGGCGCCGGGCACTGATGTGCATCTGCCGGTAGGAGGGAGCACCGAGGTCTCCCCGATCTCCTTCGTCCGCTTCAATGCCCAGGACACCACAGGCGCAGAGGAGGACGTTGACCTGAGCGGCGTCACGCTCGACATGGACATCACGGTCACCCCCGACGCCCGCTTCGAGCTCATCTTCGACCCCACCGTAGGCGACATCATGAGCGGACGCGGAACGGGAAGCATCGAGATGGCGGTTACGCCCATGGGCGACCTGAGCATGACGGGGCAGGTGGAACTCGTGGAGGGCGACTACCTCTTCACGCTGAGGAATGTGGTGAACAAGCGCTTCCAGGTGCAGCCCGGGGGGCGCATCATCTGGTACGGCGACCCTTTCGATGCCCAGCTCGACCTCCAGGCCATTTATCGCCTGAAAGCGCCGCTCTACGATATCGTGCCCCCGGCGGAGCGCACGGAGGCCTACCGCCAGCGCGTGCCGGTAGAGGTGGTGATGCGCCTCCGTGAGAAGCTGATGAACCCGGAGATCGGGTTCGATGTGCGGCTCAGCTCAGTCGATGAGAACGTGAAGGCCCAGGTGGCGAGCATCCTCAGCACCGATCAGGAGATGAGCCGGCAGGTGTTCGCCCTCATCGTGCTCAATCGTTTCCTGGAGCCTCCCGTGTATGCGGGAGCCAGCGCCTCGCTGGGCGGTTCGGGCACCGGCAATGTCGCCGGCACCACGGCCAGCGAGTTGCTGAGCAATCAGGTGAGCAACTGGCTCAGCGGCCTCAGCAACGACTTCGACCTCGGTTTCAACTACAGGCCAGGGGACAACATCACCCAGGACGAGCTGGAGGTGGCCTTCAGCAAGCAGTTCTTCAATGAGCGCCTGCTATTCAGCACCAATGTGGGCGTTCACTACGGGGCCCGGAGCACGGCCTCGTCCAACGCCCTCATCGGCGATTTCCAGTTGGAGTACCTCATCACGCGCGAAGGGCGCTTCCGTATGCGGGCCTTCAGCATCACGAACGACCGTAATCTCACCCAGGCGGACCAGGCTCCCACCACGCAGGGCGCAGGAGTTGTGCTTCGTCGCGACTTCGACACCTTGGGCGAGCTGTTCCGGCGCAGGAACAGGAAGGCGGCGCGGCCCTGA
- the tsaD gene encoding tRNA (adenosine(37)-N6)-threonylcarbamoyltransferase complex transferase subunit TsaD: protein MREGKPLFILGIESSCDETAAAVLADGRVLSNVIAGQEAHRQWGGVVPELASRAHQESIVPVVHEALRQAGIGVADLGAVAVTQGPGLIGALLVGFCYARSLSQALGIPLIPVDHLSAHALAHFIQDGAPRSVPRFPFLNLTVSGGHTQLAVVHGYDRMDIIGSTRDDAAGEAFDKGAKALGLPYPGGPLIDLHAASGDPTRFPLPVPQVAGLDMSFSGIKTAFAQTVRAGMAGDPSFVERELPHLCASLQRCIVDELLRKLRMAARAQGLFEVAISGGVSANSALRSGAKALANAEGWALHLPPFAYCTDNAAMVAMAGHFGHLAGRHAPLNAVPFARG from the coding sequence ATGCGTGAAGGCAAGCCCCTCTTCATCCTCGGCATCGAGAGCAGCTGCGACGAGACAGCGGCGGCGGTCCTCGCCGATGGCCGTGTGCTGAGCAACGTCATTGCCGGCCAGGAGGCGCACCGGCAATGGGGCGGAGTGGTGCCCGAACTGGCCAGTCGGGCCCACCAGGAGAGCATCGTTCCGGTGGTGCATGAGGCGCTGCGCCAGGCCGGCATCGGCGTGGCCGACCTGGGGGCCGTGGCCGTCACGCAAGGCCCGGGGCTCATTGGCGCGCTGCTCGTGGGCTTCTGCTACGCCCGTTCCCTGAGTCAGGCCTTGGGCATACCGCTCATCCCGGTCGACCACCTCAGCGCCCATGCGCTTGCGCATTTCATTCAGGACGGCGCACCGCGTTCGGTGCCCCGGTTCCCGTTCCTCAACCTCACTGTGAGCGGCGGGCACACGCAATTGGCGGTGGTGCACGGGTACGACCGGATGGACATCATCGGCTCCACACGCGATGATGCGGCCGGAGAGGCCTTCGACAAGGGTGCAAAGGCGCTGGGACTCCCCTATCCCGGCGGTCCGCTCATCGACCTGCATGCCGCCTCCGGCGATCCAACCCGGTTTCCGCTCCCTGTACCGCAGGTGGCCGGACTCGATATGAGCTTCAGCGGCATCAAGACAGCCTTCGCGCAAACGGTCCGGGCCGGCATGGCAGGTGACCCTTCCTTCGTGGAGCGCGAGCTGCCGCACCTCTGCGCCTCGCTCCAGCGCTGCATCGTGGATGAACTGCTGAGGAAGCTGCGCATGGCCGCCCGTGCGCAGGGGCTTTTCGAGGTCGCCATCAGCGGCGGCGTGAGCGCGAACTCCGCCTTGCGGTCAGGGGCGAAGGCACTGGCAAATGCAGAGGGCTGGGCGCTGCACCTGCCCCCATTCGCCTATTGCACGGATAACGCCGCCATGGTGGCCATGGCGGGCCACTTCGGTCACCTTGCAGGCCGGCATGCACCGTTGAACGCCGTACCCTTCGCCCGGGGCTGA
- a CDS encoding ATP-dependent Clp protease adaptor ClpS, producing the protein MSIQHHLEEALLEEIQSETGPMREIILHNDDVNTFDHVIACLVEICGHDPIQAEQCAWIVHYNGKCSVKRGTFDQLEPQCTALLDRGLSADIQ; encoded by the coding sequence ATGAGCATCCAGCATCATCTTGAGGAAGCGCTACTGGAGGAGATCCAGAGCGAGACCGGTCCGATGCGCGAGATCATCCTGCACAACGATGACGTGAATACCTTCGACCATGTCATCGCCTGCCTGGTGGAGATCTGCGGCCACGATCCGATACAGGCCGAGCAATGCGCCTGGATCGTGCACTACAACGGGAAGTGCAGCGTGAAGCGAGGCACCTTCGACCAGCTGGAACCGCAGTGCACCGCACTGCTCGATCGCGGCTTATCCGCCGACATCCAATGA
- a CDS encoding M48 family metallopeptidase: MKQTILRGTAILAAVILAEACAKVPITGRRQLNLANESQLMAMSVTEYDSFLNEHPVLADNDPRAQLVSRVGQRLADAATRFLNESNAGNRVEGFTWSFKTVDDPTVNAWCMPGGKVVVYTGILPVTQDEIGLAVVMGHEVSHAIARHGNERMSQAIAIQGAGMTLEVLTGEKPSLARDLFLQSFGIGSALGMLAFSRKHETEADKMGLVFMAMAGYDPREAPGFWQRMSQQSGGQAPPEFLSTHPSDATRMRDLEAYMPEALKYYKP; encoded by the coding sequence ATGAAGCAGACCATCCTCCGCGGAACAGCGATACTGGCGGCGGTCATCCTGGCCGAAGCCTGCGCCAAGGTGCCCATCACGGGCCGTCGCCAGCTCAACCTGGCCAATGAGAGCCAGCTGATGGCCATGTCGGTCACGGAGTACGACTCCTTCCTGAATGAGCATCCCGTGCTGGCCGACAACGACCCGAGGGCCCAATTGGTGAGCCGGGTAGGCCAGCGCCTGGCCGATGCCGCGACGAGGTTCCTGAATGAGAGCAACGCGGGCAACCGCGTGGAGGGATTCACCTGGTCCTTCAAGACGGTGGACGACCCCACGGTGAACGCTTGGTGCATGCCGGGCGGCAAAGTGGTCGTGTACACCGGCATTCTTCCCGTGACGCAAGATGAGATCGGACTAGCCGTAGTGATGGGGCATGAGGTCTCGCATGCCATTGCGCGCCACGGGAACGAGCGCATGAGCCAGGCCATCGCCATTCAAGGCGCGGGAATGACCTTGGAGGTCCTCACAGGAGAGAAGCCTTCGCTGGCGCGCGACCTCTTCCTGCAGAGCTTCGGCATCGGCAGCGCCTTGGGCATGCTCGCCTTCAGCCGCAAGCATGAGACGGAGGCTGACAAGATGGGCTTGGTGTTCATGGCCATGGCCGGTTACGACCCGCGCGAGGCGCCCGGATTCTGGCAACGCATGAGCCAGCAGTCCGGAGGCCAGGCGCCTCCTGAATTCCTGAGCACGCACCCGAGCGATGCCACGCGCATGCGCGACCTGGAGGCCTACATGCCTGAGGCCCTCAAGTACTACAAGCCCTGA
- a CDS encoding YdcF family protein: MKRWREAITTAGMLLGLLSHSLHPWFSRLVLASGSLLLLGIALAFTRIPYDAHRWLGEAAGTCASEPSTIVVLGGSGMPSGPELLRLQHAAMLSNTWPSARLLVIHPGNGEVLRAMREELLVRGVLSTRIDTLNQGENTRDQALAASRLAQGPVAVVTAPENMYRSIRAFRKAGITGACGAPAWDHAMAHDFDYGHTQIGGKPWVPDVSGHPRLRYTFWNYLKLEVTCLREGLAIAYYRLNGWI, translated from the coding sequence ATGAAGCGCTGGCGGGAAGCCATCACAACAGCTGGGATGCTGCTGGGCTTACTGTCGCATTCCCTGCATCCCTGGTTCAGCAGGCTCGTTTTGGCCAGCGGTTCCTTGCTCCTGCTGGGCATCGCGCTCGCCTTCACGCGGATACCCTACGATGCGCACCGATGGCTCGGGGAGGCGGCCGGGACCTGTGCGAGCGAGCCGTCGACGATCGTGGTGCTGGGCGGGAGCGGCATGCCTTCCGGGCCGGAACTGCTGCGACTGCAGCATGCAGCCATGCTCTCCAACACGTGGCCATCGGCCAGACTGCTGGTGATCCACCCCGGGAATGGCGAGGTGCTGCGTGCGATGCGCGAGGAACTTCTGGTACGCGGGGTCCTCTCCACCCGCATCGATACGCTGAATCAAGGGGAGAACACGCGCGACCAGGCGCTCGCGGCTTCCCGTCTGGCGCAGGGCCCAGTGGCCGTCGTAACGGCCCCGGAGAACATGTACCGGAGCATCCGGGCATTCCGGAAGGCCGGTATCACAGGGGCCTGCGGAGCGCCGGCTTGGGATCATGCCATGGCGCACGATTTCGACTACGGGCACACCCAGATCGGCGGCAAGCCGTGGGTTCCTGATGTGTCGGGCCACCCCAGGCTCCGCTACACGTTCTGGAACTACCTCAAACTGGAGGTGACCTGCCTCCGTGAAGGCCTGGCAATCGCTTACTACCGGCTCAACGGCTGGATTTGA
- a CDS encoding DGQHR domain-containing protein encodes MIATQIRQKDARFYFVSYPCEDILRRVRFISRFYADGEKPIAADEAAKGDEVASFIQRIERSDAAFQRTMSHGKIKAIRNFYETAVAQPPIPGTVLLFSSDILEFSPLGGMQNVGDLKEPREKYLIIDGQHRLAALEFYMRSHPEEARSIHVPCIIFDGESEDFAAEMFVIINSTPTRINKSHLIDLYERVSWERPDKRLAAKVIERLYSSGDSPLQYRINRLGNRSKQEKWIMQAELFNEVHRWILRSFSKDEKVNAAAVERRYRVLQQFFRAARAAFGDTWGDARYHVTKPVTLKALVRVCADLNARDRGDEETREARWAQRLTAAWGDALREFRDEGFYERFAAKGQVERVGKVHKYLSGRLGL; translated from the coding sequence ATGATCGCCACACAGATCCGTCAGAAAGACGCCCGCTTCTACTTCGTTTCCTACCCGTGCGAGGACATCCTGCGCCGTGTCAGGTTCATCAGCCGCTTCTACGCCGATGGCGAGAAGCCGATAGCGGCGGATGAGGCGGCAAAGGGCGATGAGGTGGCTTCATTCATCCAGCGCATCGAGCGCAGCGATGCCGCCTTCCAGCGCACCATGTCACACGGCAAGATCAAGGCGATCAGGAATTTCTACGAGACCGCCGTAGCGCAGCCACCCATTCCGGGAACGGTCCTGCTCTTCAGCAGCGATATCCTCGAATTCTCGCCGCTCGGCGGCATGCAGAACGTGGGCGACCTCAAGGAGCCGCGGGAGAAGTACCTCATCATCGATGGCCAGCATCGCTTGGCAGCGCTGGAGTTCTACATGCGCTCCCATCCCGAGGAGGCCCGGAGCATCCATGTGCCATGCATCATCTTCGATGGGGAGAGCGAGGATTTCGCGGCCGAGATGTTCGTGATCATCAACAGCACGCCAACGCGCATCAACAAGAGCCACCTCATCGACCTCTACGAGCGCGTGAGCTGGGAACGACCGGACAAGCGGCTGGCCGCCAAGGTGATCGAGCGGCTCTACAGCAGCGGCGACAGCCCGCTTCAGTACCGCATCAACCGGCTCGGCAACCGGAGCAAGCAGGAGAAATGGATCATGCAGGCCGAGCTCTTCAATGAGGTGCACCGCTGGATCCTGCGCTCCTTCAGCAAGGACGAGAAGGTGAATGCGGCGGCAGTGGAGCGCCGGTACCGGGTGCTGCAGCAGTTCTTCCGGGCAGCCCGGGCGGCCTTCGGTGATACCTGGGGCGATGCCCGATACCACGTCACCAAGCCCGTCACCCTGAAGGCGCTGGTGCGCGTTTGCGCCGACCTGAATGCCCGTGACCGGGGGGATGAGGAAACCCGCGAGGCCCGATGGGCACAACGCCTCACCGCCGCTTGGGGCGATGCGCTGCGCGAATTCCGCGATGAAGGGTTCTACGAGCGCTTCGCGGCCAAGGGCCAGGTGGAGCGGGTAGGGAAGGTCCATAAGTACCTCAGCGGCCGGCTCGGTCTTTGA
- a CDS encoding VCBS repeat-containing protein — protein sequence MRPTALILFSLAGCLSLTIQAQFGPGLTIAQGDVPGALRACDVDADGDPDLVRMQPGEGLAWLENADGAGGFNAEALLLAILESPTAWELEDLSGDGLPDLAYADPITGEVRWSLNAGPTFEAPVLLGQFPEGVGALALADLTGDGAREVVISVWDSMLGARLIMCANLGSGFGPCEAFGPAIAGAAPGFIRTGNMDLAGGIDLLIVDGDGQVVVVRNAAGDGTIWEPDTVFQPSGITLQAPSFMDVDGDGDLDLAEAQFPAVRWIENTLSEGGAWTDWVEHVLEPWTTAGPGSFGQLGCGEGAGFVAFPLNPDEPVRYAHWLTEIGAFAFSKAMLAFPRGDFPLLADFNGDGHDDLVLLVEGDRRLFINALQPSVEPLVLPELPALCKYGPEFNLPDAVPAGGRWTALAVFENQLLRSSIDGSGAYPLSHAAYAVEGCAIGGTTSILVVEQPLVEPPLSGELCSGQAPIQLTSVPPATAWVNAGPTGILDPSDFEGGVVVAVFTDATGVECATDIGPIAVLPSVPAQIAPAGPFCINSGPQLIAASAAPPEGVSWTGDIAGWNSAGATFIPQQAGTFMVVLLAEASAPNVCSASDTLIVVVSDSVPEIELQPVPVLCAVGEAIDLAAFATPGGGTWSGPGVTGSSFDPMAVGEGSYLVTYTVFEQGCGASEALALKLIEEVLVTASSEDLGLCPSDGPVVFTANPEGGLWSAPVSADGVFDPSVLAAGTYPVVYTWSGANGCTLVNDAFTAEVLICTGLGETDRLEARVWPVPFDHQLNLEVGASGAAAIDVLDAAGRLVLTTGPQPAGQLVVLPMASVRAGAYTVRLTLQDGGVRLFRALKE from the coding sequence ATGAGGCCCACAGCGCTGATTCTCTTCTCCTTGGCCGGCTGTCTCAGCCTGACCATACAAGCCCAGTTCGGTCCCGGCCTTACCATCGCGCAGGGTGACGTGCCGGGTGCTCTGCGGGCATGTGATGTGGATGCGGATGGGGATCCGGACCTGGTGCGGATGCAGCCGGGTGAAGGCCTTGCCTGGCTCGAGAATGCTGATGGTGCGGGTGGATTCAATGCTGAGGCCTTGCTGCTGGCTATCCTGGAGTCCCCGACGGCATGGGAGCTGGAGGACCTTTCCGGTGATGGCCTGCCTGATCTGGCCTATGCGGACCCGATAACAGGAGAGGTGCGGTGGTCGTTGAATGCGGGCCCGACCTTCGAGGCGCCGGTGCTCCTGGGGCAGTTCCCGGAAGGTGTTGGGGCCTTGGCATTGGCCGACCTCACCGGTGATGGGGCGAGGGAGGTCGTGATTTCCGTTTGGGACTCCATGCTTGGCGCCCGTCTGATCATGTGCGCGAACCTTGGCTCCGGGTTCGGTCCGTGCGAGGCCTTCGGGCCCGCAATCGCGGGTGCAGCACCGGGGTTCATCCGCACGGGCAACATGGACCTCGCCGGCGGAATCGACCTCCTGATCGTGGATGGAGATGGCCAAGTGGTGGTGGTGCGTAACGCGGCCGGCGATGGTACCATCTGGGAGCCTGACACCGTCTTCCAACCGAGTGGGATAACCCTTCAGGCCCCCTCTTTCATGGACGTGGATGGGGATGGTGACCTCGACTTGGCCGAAGCGCAGTTCCCTGCAGTGAGGTGGATCGAGAATACCCTTTCCGAAGGCGGCGCATGGACCGATTGGGTGGAGCATGTCCTGGAACCATGGACAACCGCTGGGCCGGGTTCCTTCGGCCAACTCGGCTGTGGCGAAGGCGCTGGTTTCGTGGCCTTTCCGCTGAATCCCGATGAGCCGGTGCGCTATGCGCATTGGCTCACGGAGATCGGGGCCTTCGCGTTCAGCAAGGCCATGCTTGCTTTCCCGCGTGGCGACTTCCCGTTGCTGGCTGACTTCAATGGCGACGGGCACGATGACCTTGTGCTCCTCGTGGAGGGAGATCGGCGCCTGTTCATCAACGCCCTGCAGCCTTCGGTTGAGCCCCTTGTGCTGCCCGAACTTCCTGCGCTCTGCAAGTACGGACCCGAATTCAACTTGCCGGATGCCGTGCCTGCCGGCGGAAGGTGGACGGCACTGGCCGTCTTCGAGAATCAGTTGCTGCGGTCGTCAATCGATGGCAGCGGGGCCTATCCGCTCTCGCATGCGGCATATGCGGTTGAAGGCTGCGCAATCGGCGGTACCACCAGCATCCTGGTGGTGGAGCAGCCGCTGGTGGAGCCCCCGTTGTCAGGGGAACTGTGCAGCGGCCAGGCTCCGATTCAATTGACCTCCGTTCCGCCCGCAACCGCATGGGTGAACGCCGGGCCTACCGGCATCCTGGATCCATCGGATTTCGAAGGCGGAGTCGTGGTGGCCGTGTTCACCGATGCCACAGGAGTGGAATGCGCAACTGATATTGGTCCGATTGCCGTGCTTCCTTCCGTCCCTGCGCAGATCGCCCCGGCAGGCCCCTTCTGCATCAACAGCGGACCTCAATTGATTGCGGCCTCCGCCGCACCCCCGGAGGGTGTGAGCTGGACCGGTGATATCGCCGGATGGAACAGCGCAGGAGCAACATTCATCCCCCAGCAGGCCGGTACATTCATGGTCGTGCTGCTTGCTGAAGCTTCGGCCCCCAATGTCTGCAGCGCCTCCGATACGCTCATCGTGGTGGTGAGCGATTCCGTGCCTGAGATCGAACTGCAGCCGGTTCCCGTGCTCTGCGCAGTTGGTGAGGCCATTGACCTGGCGGCCTTCGCGACACCTGGCGGGGGCACCTGGAGCGGTCCCGGCGTCACCGGTTCGAGCTTCGACCCCATGGCTGTCGGGGAAGGGTCGTACCTGGTCACCTACACGGTATTCGAGCAGGGTTGCGGTGCTTCCGAGGCCTTGGCGCTCAAGCTGATCGAGGAGGTCCTGGTCACGGCCTCATCCGAGGATCTGGGACTTTGCCCAAGCGATGGCCCCGTGGTGTTCACCGCGAATCCGGAGGGAGGGCTTTGGTCCGCCCCGGTCAGCGCGGATGGGGTGTTCGACCCTTCAGTCTTGGCGGCCGGGACCTACCCGGTGGTTTACACCTGGTCGGGCGCCAACGGCTGCACGCTGGTGAACGATGCGTTCACGGCGGAGGTGCTGATCTGCACCGGGTTGGGTGAGACCGACCGCCTCGAAGCACGGGTCTGGCCGGTGCCGTTCGACCATCAGCTCAACCTTGAAGTGGGCGCCTCGGGCGCTGCCGCAATCGACGTTCTCGATGCAGCCGGACGTTTGGTGCTGACTACCGGTCCGCAGCCCGCCGGTCAATTGGTGGTGCTTCCCATGGCCAGTGTGCGCGCCGGCGCCTATACGGTGCGGCTGACCCTCCAGGATGGAGGCGTGCGCCTGTTCAGGGCGCTGAAGGAATAG